One window of Desulfobacterales bacterium genomic DNA carries:
- a CDS encoding class I SAM-dependent methyltransferase: MTDMQRKLTSEYDRIWLDHLARDDSDETVLNRMADRKEYYDIIQKYISRTEAPMVMEIGCGTGIDINLIKKRNRTITAVGSDISEKSIQVALKICRDFGNLMVLFVGDTLMLPLKSETVDILFSQGLVEHFKDPEAVIAEQVRVLRNGGILIVNVPQKYTGYTVMKKRLMREGKWALGWEKEFSYRDLKQIGNNLGLIEKNVFGSQYWKSWGEPAFVLRDLLNKIRRRTPLRVFPPFQTMAGLYNALWGKLETRWGHYFLKNIVIVFQKGTDENFAS, translated from the coding sequence ATGACAGACATGCAGAGAAAGCTGACATCGGAGTATGATCGAATATGGCTTGATCATCTGGCGAGGGATGATTCTGATGAGACTGTTCTTAACCGGATGGCCGACAGGAAGGAGTACTACGATATCATTCAAAAATATATCAGCAGGACGGAGGCCCCGATGGTCATGGAGATTGGATGCGGAACGGGAATTGATATCAATTTGATCAAGAAAAGGAATAGAACAATCACGGCCGTGGGGTCTGACATCTCGGAAAAAAGCATTCAGGTAGCCTTGAAGATCTGTAGGGATTTTGGAAATCTGATGGTTCTTTTTGTGGGAGACACTCTCATGCTCCCCTTGAAGAGCGAAACAGTAGACATATTGTTCAGCCAGGGGCTCGTGGAGCATTTTAAGGACCCTGAAGCGGTCATTGCGGAACAGGTGAGGGTTTTGCGTAACGGTGGTATCCTTATTGTAAACGTTCCTCAAAAATACACCGGTTATACCGTGATGAAAAAAAGACTAATGAGAGAGGGGAAATGGGCTCTGGGCTGGGAAAAGGAGTTCTCTTACCGGGATCTGAAGCAAATCGGGAATAATCTGGGGCTCATTGAAAAAAATGTCTTTGGCTCTCAATACTGGAAATCCTGGGGAGAACCCGCCTTTGTGTTAAGAGACCTGTTGAATAAGATTCGAAGGAGAACACCGCTAAGGGTTTTTCCTCCTTTTCAGACGATGGCAGGGCTTTACAATGCGCTTTGGGGAAAACTTGAAACGCGGTGGGGTCATTACTTTCTGAAGAATATTGTGATTGTCTTTCAAAAGGGTACAGATGAAAATTTTGCATCTTAA